A window from Megalobrama amblycephala isolate DHTTF-2021 linkage group LG9, ASM1881202v1, whole genome shotgun sequence encodes these proteins:
- the mfsd2ab gene encoding sodium-dependent lysophosphatidylcholine symporter 1-B: MARGEGAEQYSNASLLQKPSPDGIKLAAKRESKGRLSVCNKLCYAVGGAPYQITGCAIGFFLQIYLLDVALLDPFYASIILFVGRAWDAITDPTVGFLVSRSPWTRFGRMMPWIILSTPFAVLCYFLIWYVPSVEQGKVFWYLIFYCSFQTLQTCFHVPYSALTMFISTEQKERDSATAYRMTVEVLGTLIGTAVQGQIVGMANAPCISSGEDLNSTDLQVTPEVNITEPHVSLQHLRNAYMIASGVICSIYVICAVVLFLGVKERKETCRVRTEPMSFFQGIRMVMGHGPYAKLVMGFLFTSLAFMFLEGNFALFCSYTLGFRNDFQNILLVIMLSATLAIPFWQWFLTKFGKKTAVYIGTTSVVPFLISVVLVPSNLIVTYIASFAAGVSVAAAFLLPWSMLPDVVDDFKVQNPESQGHEAIFYSFYVFFTKFASGVSLGVSTLSLDFAGYVTRGCTQPAEVDLTLKILVSAAPIVLIIIGLLIFISYPIDEEKRQGNRKLLNEQRENEIDSEADSTENNAV, from the exons ATGGCAAGAGGAGAGGGCGCAGAGCAGTACTCCAATGCAAGTCTTCTACAAAAACCCAGCCCAGATGGAATCAAATTGGCAGCAAAG CGTGAATCAAAGGGCCGGCTGTCGGTGTGCAACAAGTTGTGTTATGCCGTTGGAGGAGCACCATATCAGATAACAGGATGTGCAATCGGCTTCTTCCTTCAGATCTACCTGCTGGACGTTGCTTTG TTGGACCCATTTTATGCCTCCATCATCTTGTTTGTGGGTCGAGCATGGGATGCTATCACGGACCCTACTGTGGGTTTTCTGGTCAGCCGGAGTCCCTGGACCAGATTTGGACGAATGATGCCCTG GATCATTCTCTCTACCCCATTTGCTGTGCTATGCTATTTTCTCATCTGGTATGTGCCGTCTGTTGAGCAAGGCAAAGTTTTCTGGTACCTTATCTTCTACTGCTCCTTCCAAACATTACAGACG TGCTTCCATGTACCGTACTCTGCTCTTACCATGTTTATCAGCACAGAACAAAAAGAGAGGGATTCGGCCACAGCCTACC GAATGACTGTTGAGGTTTTGGGCACACTCATTGGCACTGCTGTTCAAGGTCAGATAGTGGGAATGGCTAATGCTCCCTGTATCAGCTCTGGAGAAGACCTGAACTCCACAGATCTACAGGTGACTCCTGAGGTCAACATCACTGAGCCTCATGTTTCACTTCAGCACCTg AGAAATGCTTATATGATTGCGTCTGGTGTCATCTGCTCCATTTATGTCATCTGCGCCGTGGTCTTGTTCCTTGGTGTGAAAGAACGAAAAG AGACCTGCAGGGTTAGGACTGAGCCCATGTCATTTTTCCAGGGCATTCGTATGGTAATGGGCCACGGTCCATATGCCAAGCTGGTCATGGGCTTCCTCTTTACCTCTCTGGCCTTTATG TTTCTAGAGGGAAACTTTGCACTGTTCTGTAGCTACACCCTGGGCTTTAGAAACGACTTCCAAAACATCCTGCTCGTCATTATG CTCTCCGCCACACTTGCTATCCCATTTTGGCAATGGTTCCTCACGAAATTTGGCAAGAAGACTGCTGTGTATATTGGGACTACA TCTGTGGTGCCTTTCCTGATCTCTGTAGTCTTGGTGCCAAGCAATCTTATCGTGACGTACATTGCATCTTTTGCTGCTGGAGTCAGCGTTGCAGCGGCCTTCCTCCTGCCCTG GTCCATGCTTCCTGACGTTGTGGATGACTttaaagtccaaaatccagaaTCCCAGGGCCATGAAGCCATCTTCTACTCCTTCTATGTGTTCTTCACCAAGTTTGCATCTGGAGTCTCCTTGGGGGTCTCAACTCTTAGTCTTGA TTTTGCCGGCTACGTGACGAGAGGTTGCACGCAACCCGCCGAGGTCGATTTAACCCTGAAGATCCTGGTGTCCGCTGCTCCGATAGTTTTGATCATTATCGGGCTGCTAATATTCATCTCCTATCCCATCGACGAGGAAAAGAGACAAGGCAACCGCAAACTTCTTAATGAACAACG AGAAAATGAGATCGACTCAGAAGCAGACTCCACTGAGAACAatgcggtttaa
- the yars1 gene encoding tyrosine--tRNA ligase, cytoplasmic, with protein MGEQLSPDEKFQLISRNLQEVLGEERLKEILKERELKVYWGTATTGKPHVAYFVPMSKIADFLKAGCEVTILFADLHAYLDNMKAPWELLELRVKYYEQIIKAMLESIGVPLDKLKFVKGTDFQLSREYTLDVYRLSSMVTEHDAKKAGAEVVKQVEHPLLSGLLYPGLQALDEEYLKVDAQFGGVDQRKIFTLAEKYLPSLGYTKRIHMMNPMVPGLTGGKMSSSEEESKIDLLDKNQEVKKKLKKAFCEPGNVENNGVLSFVKHVLFPLHSEFVIKRDPKWGGDKVYTDYEEVEKDFAAEEIHPGDLKASVELALNKLLDPIRKKFETPELRKLTTSAYPEPSKNKGGAKGNPKQTADEEEVIPSRLDIRVGKVISVEKHPDADSLYLEKIDVGEEQPRTVVSGLVAYISQEQLQDRLVVLLCNLKPQKMRGIESQAMLLCASIEGEPRKVEPLDPPEGSAPGDRVFVEGYESGKPDDELKPKKKVFEKLQVDLKISGEYVAQWKEQNLMTKLGQITCKTLKGGNIS; from the exons ATGGGAGAGCAGCTGAGTCCTGATGAGAAGTTCCAGCTCATCAGCAGGAACCTTCAG GAGGTTCTTGGTGAGGAGAGATTGAAGGAGATCCTGAAGGAGAGGGAATTGAAGGTTTACTGGGGAACAGCAACCACAGGCAAACCCCATGTGGCTTACTTTGTCCCCATGTCAAAGATCGCTGACTTCCTTAAGGCGGGCTGCGAG GTGACCATCCTCTTTGCTGATCTCCATGCCTACCTGGACAACATGAAAGCTCCCTGGGAGCTGCTGGAGCTCAGGGTGAAGTATTATGAGCAGATCATTAAGGCCATGTTGGAGAGCATTGGAGTTCCCCTTGACAAACTCAAATTTGTCAAAGGCACAGACTTTCAGCTCAGCAG AGAATACACTCTGGATGTTTACCGACTGTCATCCATGGTCACTGAACATGATGCAAAGAAAGCAGGTGCTGAGGTGGTCAAACAGGTTGAGCATCCTCTTCTGAGTGGTCTGCTGTATCCTGGACTACAG GCACTGGATGAGGAGTACTTAAAAGTAGATGCTCAGTTCGGGGGTGTGGATCAGAGGAAAATATTCACATTAGCAGAGAAG TACCTGCCCTCTCTTGGGTACACCAAACGTATCCATATGATGAACCCAATGGTGCCTGGACTGACCGGGGGCAAAATGAGCTCTTCAGAGGAG GAATCAAAGATTGACCTGCTGGATAAGAACCAAGAGGTGAAGAAGAAGCTAAAGAAGGCTTTCTGTGAGCCtggaaatgttgagaataatggAGTTCTGTCCTTCGTCAAGCATGTGCTTTTCCCGCTGCATTCAG AGTTTGTGATTAAAAGAGATCCAAAGTGGGGAGGCGACAAAGTCTACACTGACTATGAGGAAGTGGAGAAGGACTTTGCTGCAGAG GAAATTCATCCTGGTGACCTGAAGGCTTCAGTAGAGTTAGCTCTTAACAAGCTGTTGGACCCCATCAGGAAGAAGTTTGAAACCCCAGAGttgaggaaactgacaacatcAGCTTACCCAGAGCCCTCTAAAAACA AAGGAGGAGCGAAGGGCAACCCTAAACAAACCGCGGATGAGGAGGAGGTCATCCCATCCAGACTGGACATCAGAGTAGGCAAAGTCATCAGTGTAGAAAAG CATCCAGATGCAGACTCGCTATATTTAGAGAAGATTGATGTGGGGGAGGAACAGCCACGGACTGTAGTGAGTGGACTGGTGGCCTACATCTCCCAGGAGCAGCTTCAGGACCGTCTTgtggtgttgctatgcaacctAAAACCCCAGAAGATGAGGGGGATTGAATCCCAAGCCATGCTGCTCTGTGCTTCAAT TGAGGGAGAGCCCAGGAAAGTGGAGCCTTTGGATCCACCAGAAGGTTCAGCACCAGGAGACCGTGTTTTTGTTGAAGGTTATGAATCAGGCAAACCAGATGATGAATTGAAACCAAAGAAAAAGGTGTTTGAGAAGTTACAG GTGGATCTGAAGATCTCAGGCGAGTATGTTGCACAATGGAAAGAGCAAAATCTGATGACCAAACTAGGACAGATTACCTGTAAAACACTGAAAGGTGGAAATATTAGCTAG